One Kineococcus aurantiacus genomic window carries:
- a CDS encoding ABC transporter ATP-binding protein, producing the protein MTPPNRLRAEALTLAYDERTIARDLGLEIPDGSFTVVIGPNACGKSTLLRALARMVKPTAGHVYLDGEQIHSLPSKEVARRLGLLPQTATAPDGITVADLVARGRFPHQKLLRQWSAEDERAVDAAMAATQVSELADRTVDELSGGQRQRVWIAMALAQETPILLLDEPTTYLDIAHQIEVLDLCAQLHEEQDRTMVAVLHDLNHATRYATHLVALKAGTVVAQGDPSEVVTAELVEEVFGLPCVVVPDPETGTPLVVPRARRSRLGADAGPAAAHRRA; encoded by the coding sequence ATGACTCCCCCGAACCGGCTGCGTGCCGAGGCCCTCACGCTGGCCTACGACGAGCGCACCATCGCCCGCGACCTCGGCCTGGAGATCCCCGACGGCTCGTTCACCGTCGTCATCGGCCCCAACGCCTGCGGGAAGTCGACGCTGCTGCGGGCCCTGGCCCGCATGGTCAAGCCGACGGCGGGCCACGTGTACCTCGACGGCGAGCAGATCCACTCCCTGCCCTCCAAGGAGGTCGCGCGCCGCCTGGGGCTGCTGCCGCAGACGGCCACCGCCCCCGACGGCATCACGGTCGCCGACCTGGTCGCCCGCGGCCGCTTCCCGCACCAGAAGCTGCTGCGGCAGTGGTCGGCCGAGGACGAGCGGGCCGTCGACGCGGCGATGGCCGCCACGCAGGTCTCCGAGCTGGCCGACCGCACCGTCGACGAGCTGTCCGGCGGTCAGCGCCAGCGCGTGTGGATCGCCATGGCGCTGGCGCAGGAGACGCCCATCCTGCTGCTCGACGAGCCCACGACGTACCTCGACATCGCCCACCAGATCGAGGTCCTCGACCTGTGCGCCCAGCTGCACGAGGAGCAGGACCGCACGATGGTCGCGGTGCTGCACGACCTCAACCACGCCACCCGGTACGCCACCCACCTCGTGGCCCTCAAGGCCGGCACGGTCGTCGCGCAGGGCGACCCCTCCGAGGTCGTGACGGCCGAGCTCGTCGAGGAGGTCTTCGGGCTGCCGTGCGTCGTCGTCCCCGACCCCGAGACGGGGACCCCGCTCGTGGTGCCCCGGGCCCGCAGGAGCCGGCTGGGCGCGGACGCGGGCCCCGCCGCCGCCCACCGCCGGGCCTGA
- a CDS encoding PRC-barrel domain-containing protein gives MTILVQDLNQWKGAPVLDVSDAKLGTLAAVYVDAATDEWLFGAVETGVVGFKKVVLVPLEGAAVGRHDIRVAFGKDTVKASPAFGTDDELGPDDEPRVYAAYAMEYTPAATPSGRRLARR, from the coding sequence ATGACGATCCTCGTGCAGGACCTGAACCAGTGGAAGGGCGCCCCCGTCCTCGACGTGAGCGACGCGAAGCTCGGCACGCTGGCGGCCGTCTACGTCGACGCCGCCACCGACGAGTGGCTGTTCGGCGCCGTGGAGACCGGGGTCGTGGGCTTCAAGAAGGTCGTGCTGGTCCCCCTGGAGGGCGCGGCCGTGGGGCGCCACGACATCCGGGTGGCGTTCGGCAAGGACACCGTGAAGGCCTCCCCCGCGTTCGGGACCGACGACGAGCTCGGGCCCGACGACGAGCCGCGCGTCTACGCGGCGTACGCGATGGAGTACACCCCCGCCGCCACGCCCAGCGGACGGCGCCTGGCCCGCCGCTGA
- the hrpB gene encoding ATP-dependent helicase HrpB → MLADGLLDSLPVGVAVPGLLAALDAAGTAVLQAPPGTGKTTLVPLALADHVPGRVVVAEPRRVAARAAAARMAALLGQEVGGTVGYAVRGERRAGPGTRVEVVTTGLLLRRLLRDPELPGVGALLLDEVHERQLDADLVLAFALQSRQLLREDLRLVAASATLDVPRLAQLLGGPVVTATAPVHPLQVLWCPPPRPVRPPDGLRVDPALLDHVAALVRRALAEHPGDVLAFLPGTGEIRSVEGRLRGVDADVVPLHGRRSGAEQDAALRPGTRRRVVLSTAVAESSLTVPGVRVVVDAGLSRVPRVDHARGFGGLDTVRVSRASADQRAGRAAREAPGAVLRAWSAADHALLPAHSAPEILTADLTGFALLTAGWGDLEDLALLDPPPAGPLSAAREALHRLGALEGGTITALGRAMADVGLHPRLARALLQGAGRVGSTAAAEVVALLSEDGGRSGDDLVAAWRAAERDGDPGWRREVRRLRALAPEHPGTGVPRDLAAGTVVALAHPERVARQRAPGGAAYATAGGTGVELADGSGLRSSPWLAVAVADRVPGRAAARVRAAAPLDEGTARDVVGVEVVEEVRWDGDVRARRVERLGALELSARPLPHPPAAAVADAVAEGVRREGLGLLTFGPAAASLRARVACCRAAQGEPWPDLGDEHLLATLPEWLGTQLAGVRSRRDLARLDVAAALRARLPWPQAGRLDELAPVDLPVPTGRRVRVDYADPARPVVALKLQEAFGWTATPRLVDGRVPVVLHLLSPAGRPLAVTADLGSFWRDVYPSVRAEVRGRYPRHPWPQDPLTATPTARTARRSG, encoded by the coding sequence GTGCTCGCCGACGGACTGCTCGACTCCCTGCCGGTCGGCGTCGCCGTCCCCGGCCTGCTGGCCGCCCTGGACGCCGCGGGCACGGCCGTCCTGCAGGCCCCGCCGGGCACGGGCAAGACGACCCTCGTCCCGCTGGCCCTGGCCGACCACGTCCCCGGCCGGGTCGTCGTCGCCGAACCCCGCCGGGTCGCCGCGCGCGCCGCCGCGGCCCGGATGGCGGCCCTGCTGGGGCAGGAGGTGGGCGGCACCGTCGGCTACGCCGTGCGCGGGGAGCGCCGGGCCGGCCCGGGCACCCGCGTCGAGGTCGTCACGACGGGGCTGCTGCTGCGGCGGCTGCTGCGCGACCCCGAGCTGCCCGGCGTGGGGGCGCTGCTGCTCGACGAGGTCCACGAGCGCCAGCTCGACGCCGACCTCGTCCTCGCCTTCGCCCTGCAGTCGCGGCAGCTGCTGCGCGAGGACCTGCGCCTGGTCGCGGCCTCGGCGACCCTGGACGTGCCCCGGCTGGCGCAGCTGCTGGGCGGCCCGGTCGTGACGGCCACCGCGCCCGTCCACCCGCTGCAGGTGCTGTGGTGCCCGCCGCCGCGCCCCGTGCGGCCCCCCGACGGCCTGCGCGTCGACCCCGCGCTGCTGGACCACGTCGCGGCCCTGGTGCGCCGGGCGCTGGCCGAGCACCCCGGGGACGTGCTCGCCTTCCTGCCCGGCACGGGGGAGATCCGGTCCGTCGAGGGCCGGTTGCGGGGCGTGGACGCCGACGTGGTCCCGTTGCACGGCAGGCGTTCCGGTGCCGAGCAGGACGCTGCTCTGCGGCCGGGGACCCGGCGCCGGGTCGTGCTGTCCACGGCCGTGGCCGAGTCCAGCCTCACGGTGCCCGGCGTCCGCGTCGTCGTCGACGCGGGCCTGTCCCGGGTCCCGCGCGTGGACCACGCCCGCGGTTTCGGGGGCCTGGACACCGTCCGCGTCTCCCGCGCCTCGGCCGACCAGCGGGCCGGTCGCGCCGCCCGCGAGGCCCCCGGCGCGGTGCTGCGGGCCTGGTCGGCCGCCGACCACGCGCTGCTGCCGGCGCACTCGGCGCCGGAGATCCTCACCGCCGACCTCACGGGCTTCGCGCTGCTGACGGCCGGCTGGGGCGACCTGGAGGACCTGGCCCTGCTCGACCCGCCCCCCGCGGGCCCCCTGAGCGCCGCCCGCGAGGCGCTGCACCGGCTCGGCGCGCTGGAGGGCGGGACGATCACCGCGCTGGGGCGCGCGATGGCCGACGTGGGCCTGCACCCCCGGCTGGCCCGGGCCCTGCTCCAGGGCGCCGGGCGGGTCGGGTCGACGGCGGCCGCCGAGGTCGTCGCCCTGCTGTCGGAGGACGGCGGCCGGTCCGGGGACGACCTCGTCGCCGCCTGGCGGGCCGCCGAGCGCGACGGCGACCCCGGCTGGCGGCGGGAGGTGCGGCGGCTGCGGGCGCTGGCCCCCGAGCACCCCGGCACGGGGGTGCCCCGGGACCTGGCCGCCGGCACGGTCGTCGCCCTGGCCCACCCCGAGCGCGTGGCCCGGCAGCGCGCGCCCGGCGGTGCCGCGTACGCGACGGCCGGCGGGACGGGCGTCGAGCTCGCCGACGGCAGCGGGCTGCGGTCCTCGCCGTGGCTCGCGGTGGCCGTCGCCGACCGCGTCCCCGGCCGGGCCGCGGCCCGCGTGCGCGCGGCGGCGCCCCTGGACGAGGGTACCGCCCGCGACGTCGTGGGCGTGGAGGTCGTCGAGGAGGTCCGCTGGGACGGCGACGTCCGCGCGCGCCGGGTCGAGCGCCTGGGCGCGCTGGAGCTGTCGGCCCGGCCGCTGCCGCACCCGCCCGCCGCCGCGGTCGCCGACGCCGTCGCCGAGGGCGTGCGCCGCGAGGGGCTGGGCCTGCTGACGTTCGGGCCGGCCGCCGCGTCCCTGCGGGCCCGCGTGGCGTGCTGCCGCGCGGCCCAGGGCGAGCCGTGGCCCGACCTGGGCGACGAGCACCTGCTCGCGACCCTGCCCGAGTGGCTCGGGACGCAGCTGGCCGGGGTGCGCTCGCGCCGGGACCTGGCCCGCCTCGACGTCGCCGCCGCCCTGCGCGCCCGGCTGCCGTGGCCGCAGGCCGGCCGCCTCGACGAGCTGGCCCCCGTGGACCTGCCCGTCCCGACGGGGCGCCGCGTCCGCGTCGACTACGCCGACCCCGCGCGGCCGGTCGTCGCGCTGAAGCTGCAGGAGGCCTTCGGCTGGACCGCCACCCCGCGGCTCGTCGACGGCCGGGTGCCGGTGGTCCTGCACCTGCTCTCACCCGCGGGCCGGCCGCTGGCGGTCACCGCCGACCTGGGGTCGTTCTGGCGCGACGTGTACCCGTCGGTGCGCGCGGAGGTGCGGGGACGCTACCCCCGGCACCCGTGGCCGCAGGACCCGCTGACGGCGACCCCGACCGCGCGCACCGCCCGCCGCTCAGGCTGA
- a CDS encoding FecCD family ABC transporter permease, with the protein MSAPTAGRAVPLPRRGVADRARRGRTVRAGRGLSVRVEGRTLTVCLGLLLALGAVVAVSLTTGDYPISVPDVLRTLVGQGQRADEFIVLGLRLPRVVVGLLVGCALGVAGAVFQLVTRNPLGSPDVIGFTSGAVTGALVVLLVLHGGGWQTSFGALAGGGGTAVLVYLLSTRGGVQGYRLILVGIGVSAVLQAANDYLLTRSRVEDAQQAQLWITGSLNGRGWEQATPLGVGLAVLLPVLLLSGRSLTLLDLGDDAARALGVDVARTRLVVLVAATALTALAAMAAGPIAFVALAAPQVARRLTGAVGAGLVAAGLTGALLLLVSDFAAQRLFAPTQLPVGVVTGAVGGLYLAYLLVTQWRRGRG; encoded by the coding sequence GTGAGCGCCCCCACCGCGGGCCGGGCCGTGCCGCTGCCCCGCCGCGGCGTCGCCGACCGGGCCCGGCGCGGCCGCACCGTCCGCGCCGGCCGCGGGCTGTCCGTGCGGGTCGAGGGCCGCACCCTCACCGTCTGCCTCGGCCTGCTGCTGGCCCTGGGGGCCGTCGTCGCGGTCAGCCTCACCACCGGCGACTACCCGATCTCCGTCCCCGACGTCCTGCGCACCCTCGTGGGGCAGGGGCAGCGGGCCGACGAGTTCATCGTCCTGGGCCTGCGGCTGCCGCGCGTCGTCGTCGGCCTGCTCGTCGGCTGCGCCCTCGGCGTCGCCGGCGCCGTGTTCCAGCTCGTCACCCGCAACCCGCTCGGCTCCCCCGACGTCATCGGGTTCACCTCCGGCGCGGTCACCGGCGCGCTCGTCGTGCTGCTCGTCCTGCACGGCGGCGGCTGGCAGACCTCCTTCGGCGCGCTCGCCGGCGGAGGGGGCACCGCGGTCCTCGTCTACCTGCTGTCCACGCGCGGCGGCGTCCAGGGCTACCGGCTCATCCTCGTCGGCATCGGCGTCTCGGCCGTCCTGCAGGCCGCGAACGACTACCTGCTCACCCGCTCCCGCGTCGAGGACGCCCAGCAGGCCCAGCTGTGGATCACGGGCTCCCTCAACGGCCGGGGCTGGGAGCAGGCCACCCCGCTGGGCGTCGGGCTGGCGGTGCTGCTGCCGGTGCTGCTGCTCTCGGGGCGCTCCCTGACCCTGCTCGACCTCGGCGACGACGCGGCCCGCGCCCTCGGCGTCGACGTCGCCCGCACCCGGCTCGTCGTCCTGGTCGCCGCCACCGCGCTCACCGCGCTGGCCGCCATGGCCGCCGGCCCGATCGCCTTCGTGGCCCTGGCCGCCCCGCAGGTCGCCCGCCGCCTCACCGGCGCCGTCGGGGCCGGCCTCGTCGCCGCCGGCCTCACCGGCGCCCTGCTCCTGCTGGTCAGCGACTTCGCCGCCCAGCGCCTGTTCGCCCCCACCCAGCTGCCCGTCGGCGTCGTGACCGGTGCCGTCGGCGGCCTCTACCTCGCCTACCTGCTGGTCACCCAGTGGCGCCGCGGCCGCGGCTGA
- a CDS encoding iron chelate uptake ABC transporter family permease subunit yields the protein MSTSTSAPPPAAAPARRRPAARRRVSRPAALVTALALLVLAVLASLAVGSREVPLGTVLDALRGLGGTSQDALVVRELRVPRTLVGIVVGVALGLSGALMQALTRNPLADPGLLGVNAGAAAAMVTALAFLGVTSRLQLVWAAMAGAAVVSVAVYVLGATGRGGATPVRLALAGTAVSAALYAYTSAQVLLDTTTFDRFRFWQVGSLAGHDTTVFWQMLPFFAVGTALALAQARPLNALALGDDSGRALGAHVTRTRVLTALAVTLLCGAATATAGPIAFVGLAVPHLVRALTGPDQRWVLPFSCVLSPALLLFGDVLGRVVVRPGELEVGIVTALLGAPVLVALVRRRRLAQL from the coding sequence GTGTCCACCTCGACGAGCGCGCCGCCCCCGGCGGCCGCCCCCGCACGGCGCCGGCCCGCCGCCCGGCGCCGCGTCAGCCGGCCCGCGGCCCTCGTCACCGCCCTCGCCCTGCTGGTCCTGGCGGTCCTGGCGAGCCTGGCCGTCGGCTCGCGGGAGGTCCCGCTCGGGACCGTCCTGGACGCCCTGCGCGGGCTGGGCGGCACCTCCCAGGACGCCCTCGTCGTGCGCGAGCTGCGCGTGCCCCGCACCCTCGTCGGCATCGTGGTCGGCGTGGCCCTGGGGCTGTCCGGGGCCCTCATGCAGGCCCTGACCCGCAACCCGCTGGCCGACCCCGGGCTGCTGGGCGTCAACGCCGGGGCCGCGGCCGCCATGGTCACCGCGCTGGCCTTCCTCGGCGTCACGTCCCGGCTGCAGCTGGTGTGGGCCGCGATGGCCGGCGCCGCGGTCGTCTCCGTCGCCGTCTACGTGCTGGGCGCCACCGGCCGCGGCGGGGCGACCCCCGTGCGGCTGGCCCTGGCCGGGACGGCCGTCTCGGCCGCGCTCTACGCCTACACCAGCGCGCAGGTCCTGCTGGACACCACGACCTTCGACCGGTTCCGCTTCTGGCAGGTCGGCTCCCTGGCCGGGCACGACACGACCGTCTTCTGGCAGATGCTGCCGTTCTTCGCCGTCGGGACGGCCCTGGCCCTGGCGCAGGCCCGCCCCCTGAACGCCCTGGCCCTGGGCGACGACTCCGGCCGGGCGCTGGGCGCCCACGTCACCCGCACCCGCGTGCTGACCGCCCTGGCCGTCACCCTGCTGTGCGGGGCCGCGACCGCCACCGCCGGGCCGATCGCCTTCGTCGGCCTGGCCGTCCCGCACCTCGTGCGCGCCCTCACCGGGCCCGACCAGCGCTGGGTCCTGCCGTTCTCCTGCGTCCTGTCCCCGGCGCTGCTGCTGTTCGGCGACGTCCTGGGCCGGGTCGTCGTGCGGCCCGGGGAGCTGGAGGTCGGCATCGTGACCGCGCTGCTCGGGGCCCCCGTCCTGGTCGCCCTCGTCCGCCGGCGCCGACTGGCCCAGCTGTGA
- a CDS encoding NAD(+)/NADH kinase, which produces MQPGSVGRLGLVVHPVRDTVEQARVVQRWAHEHGKEVVGLRTDATRLPDDVRLVGVEEFAATVDAVVSLGGDGTMLGALRLLVGRKVPVLGVNLGHLGFLVELEPSELPGALERISAGDFTVEPHLSLRTELRTGTERRGAVAFNDIALARTPGRGTVTAALSVADQRIGYLRCDGIVLATPTGSTAYSYAAGGPVVSPGADALLVTPVAPMSGIARTIVLGVDEPVRIELLEGSGPPVVEVDGIASGELAPGSVVEVHAERDAGHVIRLDAADHGRRSRVKLSLLDLPLLPEEMLELVPRELRRSETTQRR; this is translated from the coding sequence GTGCAACCCGGAAGCGTCGGACGCCTCGGCCTCGTCGTGCACCCCGTGCGCGACACGGTCGAGCAGGCCCGCGTCGTGCAGCGCTGGGCGCACGAGCACGGCAAGGAGGTCGTCGGGCTGCGCACCGACGCCACCCGCCTGCCCGACGACGTGCGGCTCGTCGGCGTGGAGGAGTTCGCCGCGACCGTCGACGCCGTCGTGAGCCTGGGCGGGGACGGCACCATGCTCGGTGCCCTGCGGCTGCTCGTGGGCCGCAAGGTGCCCGTGCTGGGCGTGAACCTGGGGCACCTGGGCTTCCTCGTCGAGCTGGAGCCCAGCGAGCTGCCCGGGGCCCTGGAACGGATCTCCGCGGGCGACTTCACCGTCGAGCCGCACCTGTCCCTGCGGACCGAGCTGCGCACCGGCACCGAGCGCCGGGGGGCGGTGGCCTTCAACGACATCGCGCTGGCCCGCACGCCCGGGCGCGGGACGGTGACGGCGGCGCTGTCGGTCGCCGACCAGCGCATCGGCTACCTGCGCTGCGACGGCATCGTCCTGGCGACCCCGACCGGCTCGACGGCCTACAGCTACGCCGCGGGCGGTCCCGTCGTCTCCCCCGGCGCCGACGCGCTGCTCGTGACGCCCGTGGCCCCCATGTCCGGCATCGCCCGCACCATCGTGCTCGGCGTCGACGAGCCGGTGCGCATCGAGCTGCTGGAGGGCTCCGGCCCGCCCGTCGTCGAGGTCGACGGCATCGCGTCCGGGGAGCTGGCGCCGGGGTCGGTCGTGGAGGTGCACGCCGAGCGCGACGCCGGGCACGTCATCCGGCTCGACGCCGCCGACCACGGCCGGCGCTCGCGGGTCAAGCTCAGCCTCCTGGACCTGCCGCTGCTGCCCGAGGAGATGCTGGAGCTGGTCCCCCGGGAGCTGCGCCGCAGCGAGACCACCCAGCGCCGCTAG
- a CDS encoding CNNM domain-containing protein, which produces MLTEWLLLLVGVVLTLGTAVFVAAEFAFVTLDRFTVEKAVEDGDRRAAGVLPALRTLSTQLSGAQVGITLTTLLVGYLTEPSLARLLHGPLTGLGLGDALADSVAGVVSVVVAAVFSMVVGELIPKNLALSVPLRTAGVVAPLQRGFTWLTGPLITVLNGSANWFLRRIGVEPQEELSGARSARELAALVRRSADLGTLDEGTANLISRSLLFGDQTAADVMTPRVRMEVVRLEETAADVVARARSTGHSRFPVTGDDDDDVRGVVHVKAAVAVPPERRHDVPAAALMSAVRRVPDSLTLEPLLLQLRQKGLQLAVVVDEYGGTAGVVTLEDLVEEIVGDVSDEHDRDRGGLRQHRDASWTVPGLARPDEVRDATGVEVPDDPAYETVGGFVMARLGRIPAVGDEVEVSGAVLRVVRMEGRRVERLRLRPRPVTLPSPVPSSEGAA; this is translated from the coding sequence GTGCTGACCGAGTGGCTCCTGCTGCTCGTCGGCGTCGTCCTGACCCTGGGGACGGCCGTCTTCGTCGCCGCCGAGTTCGCCTTCGTCACCCTCGACCGGTTCACCGTCGAGAAGGCCGTCGAGGACGGCGACCGGCGCGCGGCCGGCGTCCTGCCCGCGCTGCGGACCCTGTCCACCCAGCTGTCCGGCGCGCAGGTCGGCATCACCCTGACCACCCTGCTCGTGGGCTACCTCACCGAGCCGTCGCTGGCCCGGCTGCTGCACGGGCCGCTCACCGGCCTGGGCCTGGGCGACGCGCTCGCCGACTCCGTCGCGGGCGTCGTCAGCGTCGTCGTCGCGGCGGTCTTCTCCATGGTCGTCGGCGAGCTCATCCCCAAGAACCTGGCGCTGTCGGTGCCGCTGCGCACCGCCGGGGTCGTCGCCCCGCTGCAGCGCGGCTTCACCTGGCTGACCGGCCCGCTCATCACCGTCCTCAACGGCAGCGCCAACTGGTTCCTGCGCCGCATCGGCGTCGAACCGCAGGAGGAGCTGTCCGGGGCCCGCTCGGCGCGCGAGCTGGCCGCCCTGGTCCGCCGCTCGGCCGACCTCGGCACCCTCGACGAGGGCACCGCGAACCTCATCAGCCGCTCGCTGCTCTTCGGCGACCAGACCGCCGCCGACGTCATGACGCCCCGCGTGCGGATGGAGGTCGTGCGGCTGGAGGAGACCGCCGCCGACGTCGTCGCGCGCGCCCGCTCCACGGGGCACTCCCGCTTCCCCGTCACCGGTGACGACGACGACGACGTGCGCGGCGTCGTGCACGTCAAGGCCGCCGTCGCGGTCCCGCCCGAGCGCCGCCACGACGTCCCCGCCGCCGCGCTCATGTCCGCGGTGCGCCGCGTCCCCGACTCCCTGACCCTGGAGCCGCTGCTGCTGCAGCTGCGGCAGAAGGGCCTGCAGCTGGCCGTCGTCGTCGACGAGTACGGCGGCACGGCCGGGGTCGTGACGCTGGAGGACCTCGTCGAGGAGATCGTCGGCGACGTCTCCGACGAGCACGACCGCGACCGCGGCGGCCTGCGCCAGCACCGCGACGCCTCCTGGACCGTCCCGGGCCTGGCCCGCCCCGACGAGGTCCGCGACGCCACCGGCGTCGAGGTCCCCGACGACCCGGCCTACGAGACCGTGGGCGGTTTCGTCATGGCCCGCCTGGGCCGCATCCCCGCCGTCGGCGACGAGGTCGAGGTGAGCGGCGCCGTGCTGCGCGTGGTCCGCATGGAGGGGCGGCGCGTGGAGCGGCTGCGCCTGCGGCCCCGCCCCGTCACCCTGCCGTCCCCCGTCCCCAGCTCGGAAGGTGCCGCGTGA
- a CDS encoding DEAD/DEAH box helicase, translating into MNSSASRGPRTSTTPSNDSSVPRPRRRRRSGGGGAGTGAGAQAVPAQRTEAPRPQVVPDTATEVVADDRSFAELGVPQALVDVLAGRGVSSPFPIQSATLPDSLAGRDVLGRGRTGSGKTIAFALPLVARVAASGRPRRSTRPRSLVLVPTRELANQVAETVKPLAAAAGLRTAVVFGGVGQNPQVTALREGVDVLIACPGRLEDLIGQGHCRLDAVEVTVLDEADHMADLGFLPGVKRLMDATPVVGQRLLFSATLDNGIDVLVKRYLSEPVVHSVDPAVAPVSTMEHHVLEVAADTKNALVRELAAGQGRTVLFTRTKHGAKKLAKQLTAAGVPAVDLHGNLSQNARERNLGAFSDGSVRVLVATDIAARGIHVDEVGLVVHVDPPTEHKAYLHRSGRTARAGAGGLVVTVATPDQRADVRTLARQAGISPQWTPVGTGHELTARLVGPAAAWVDPASSPVPTAPQRTAQRTPAGPAAGSAGSGGAPRRRRRGGRGTGAGTN; encoded by the coding sequence GTGAACTCGTCCGCGTCCCGCGGCCCCCGCACGTCCACCACCCCCTCGAACGACTCCTCGGTGCCGCGCCCGCGCCGCCGTCGCCGCTCCGGCGGTGGCGGTGCCGGTACCGGTGCCGGCGCGCAGGCCGTGCCCGCGCAGCGCACCGAGGCCCCGCGCCCGCAGGTCGTCCCCGACACCGCGACCGAGGTCGTCGCCGACGACCGCTCCTTCGCCGAGCTCGGGGTGCCGCAGGCCCTCGTCGACGTCCTCGCCGGGCGCGGCGTGAGCAGCCCGTTCCCCATCCAGAGCGCCACGCTGCCGGACTCCCTGGCCGGCCGCGACGTCCTGGGCCGCGGCCGCACGGGCAGCGGCAAGACCATCGCGTTCGCCCTGCCGCTGGTGGCGCGCGTGGCGGCCTCGGGCCGGCCCCGGCGCAGCACCCGCCCGCGCTCCCTCGTCCTGGTCCCCACCCGCGAGCTGGCCAACCAGGTCGCCGAGACCGTCAAGCCCCTGGCCGCCGCGGCCGGGCTGCGCACCGCCGTCGTCTTCGGCGGCGTGGGCCAGAACCCGCAGGTCACCGCCCTGCGCGAGGGCGTCGACGTCCTCATCGCCTGCCCCGGCCGGCTCGAGGACCTCATCGGGCAGGGCCACTGCCGGCTCGACGCCGTCGAGGTCACCGTCCTGGACGAGGCCGACCACATGGCCGACCTGGGCTTCCTGCCCGGCGTCAAGCGCCTCATGGACGCCACCCCCGTCGTCGGCCAGCGGCTGCTGTTCTCGGCCACCCTCGACAACGGCATCGACGTCCTGGTCAAGCGCTACCTGTCCGAGCCGGTCGTGCACTCGGTCGACCCGGCCGTCGCACCCGTCTCGACGATGGAGCACCACGTCCTCGAGGTGGCCGCCGACACCAAGAACGCCCTCGTGCGCGAGCTGGCCGCCGGCCAGGGCCGCACGGTGCTGTTCACCCGCACCAAGCACGGCGCGAAGAAGCTCGCCAAGCAGCTGACGGCCGCGGGCGTCCCGGCCGTGGACCTGCACGGCAACCTCAGCCAGAACGCCCGCGAGCGCAACCTCGGGGCCTTCTCCGACGGCTCGGTCCGCGTCCTGGTCGCCACCGACATCGCCGCGCGCGGCATCCACGTCGACGAGGTCGGCCTCGTCGTGCACGTCGACCCGCCGACCGAGCACAAGGCGTACCTGCACCGCTCGGGCCGCACGGCCCGCGCCGGGGCCGGCGGCCTCGTCGTGACGGTCGCGACGCCGGACCAGCGCGCCGACGTGCGGACCCTGGCCCGGCAGGCGGGGATCTCCCCGCAGTGGACCCCGGTGGGGACCGGTCACGAGCTGACCGCGCGCCTCGTCGGCCCGGCGGCGGCCTGGGTCGACCCGGCGAGCTCGCCCGTGCCGACCGCCCCGCAGCGCACCGCGCAGCGCACGCCCGCCGGGCCCGCCGCCGGGTCCGCCGGGTCCGGGGGCGCTCCCCGCCGTCGCCGCCGCGGCGGTCGCGGCACCGGCGCCGGGACGAACTGA
- a CDS encoding CNNM domain-containing protein, with protein sequence MSNEASLVLAVFLILGNAFFVGAEFAVLSARRSQIEPLAQTSARARSALAAMEHVSLMLAACQLGVTLCSLGLGAVAEPAIAHLLEPLFHAVHLPEVLIHPVSLVIALSIVTYLHVVAGEMIPKNLSIAGPDRAVLLLAPPLVAIGRVTGPVIRALNALTNAALRLLGVEPKDEVSSAFTVEEVQSIVAESRREGTLDDSGGLVTGALEFSDRTVGDIAVPLAGLRTLPAGSTPADVEALVARTGYSRFPVVDGNGDLEGYLHLKDILYADPAEHPDRYGQPVPDKRVRALGTLGAGEEVEDALATMRRTGAHLARVVDASGRVSGVVFLEDVLEELVGEVSDAMQRARG encoded by the coding sequence GTGAGCAACGAGGCCTCGCTGGTCCTGGCGGTGTTCCTGATCCTGGGGAACGCCTTCTTCGTCGGCGCCGAGTTCGCCGTGCTGTCGGCCCGCCGCAGCCAGATCGAGCCCCTGGCCCAGACCAGCGCCCGCGCGCGCTCGGCCCTGGCCGCCATGGAGCACGTCTCGCTCATGCTGGCGGCGTGCCAGCTCGGGGTGACGCTGTGCTCGCTGGGGCTGGGCGCGGTCGCCGAGCCCGCCATCGCGCACCTGCTCGAACCGCTCTTCCACGCCGTGCACCTGCCCGAGGTCCTGATCCACCCCGTGTCGCTGGTCATCGCCCTGTCGATCGTGACGTACCTGCACGTCGTCGCCGGGGAGATGATCCCCAAGAACCTCTCGATCGCCGGCCCGGACCGTGCGGTGCTGCTGCTCGCCCCGCCGCTGGTCGCCATCGGCCGCGTCACCGGGCCGGTCATCCGCGCCCTCAACGCCCTGACGAACGCGGCCCTGCGGCTGCTGGGCGTCGAGCCCAAGGACGAGGTGTCCAGCGCCTTCACGGTCGAGGAGGTGCAGTCGATCGTCGCCGAGTCCCGCCGCGAGGGCACCCTGGACGACTCCGGCGGGCTCGTCACCGGCGCCCTGGAGTTCTCCGACCGCACCGTCGGGGACATCGCCGTCCCGCTGGCCGGCCTGCGCACGCTGCCGGCGGGGTCCACCCCCGCCGACGTCGAGGCGCTCGTGGCCCGCACGGGGTACAGCCGGTTCCCCGTCGTCGACGGCAACGGCGACCTGGAGGGGTACCTGCACCTGAAGGACATCCTCTACGCCGACCCCGCCGAGCACCCCGACCGCTACGGCCAGCCCGTGCCGGACAAGCGGGTCCGCGCCCTGGGCACCCTGGGGGCGGGGGAGGAGGTCGAGGACGCGCTGGCCACCATGCGCCGCACGGGCGCCCACCTGGCCCGCGTCGTGGACGCCTCGGGCCGGGTGAGCGGCGTGGTGTTCCTCGAGGACGTCCTGGAGGAGCTGGTCGGCGAGGTCAGCGACGCCATGCAGCGCGCCCGGGGCTGA